The following coding sequences lie in one beta proteobacterium CB genomic window:
- a CDS encoding Methylated-DNA--protein-cysteine methyltransferase: MATSTSTEYCVISAPFGCLGVQTELVDGSLMISKIDYLPPGTALISPRNALAKAFSKQCAQYFKDASSVFDVPLKPTGTAHQQKVWNTTLGIGLGKTSTYGEIAKEIKSGPRAVGTACGANPYPLVTPCHRVVSAKGLGGFMKEDAPGFYRQIKIWLLKHEGVL; encoded by the coding sequence ATGGCCACTTCTACTTCCACTGAGTATTGCGTGATATCCGCCCCTTTTGGCTGTCTAGGGGTGCAAACAGAGTTGGTGGACGGTAGTTTGATGATCTCAAAAATTGATTATCTGCCTCCAGGTACCGCGTTAATCTCTCCAAGAAATGCGTTGGCTAAAGCATTCTCAAAGCAGTGCGCTCAGTATTTCAAAGATGCTTCATCTGTATTTGATGTTCCACTAAAGCCTACTGGAACAGCTCATCAGCAAAAAGTGTGGAATACCACCCTAGGTATTGGGCTGGGGAAGACAAGCACTTATGGTGAGATCGCCAAAGAGATTAAAAGTGGACCCCGCGCGGTCGGGACTGCTTGCGGTGCAAATCCTTATCCCTTGGTCACCCCCTGCCACAGGGTGGTATCCGCAAAAGGTCTTGGGGGTTTTATGAAGGAAGATGCCCCGGGTTTTTATCGCCAGATCAAAATTTGGCTCTTAAAGCATGAGGGTGTACTTTAA
- a CDS encoding squalene/phytoene synthase, translated as MQPKENPNSDLAYQKAILGSVSRTFALTIPLLPPAIEVVVGNTYLLCRIIDTIEDAAELSPIEKQELSKLFLEAVLGVIPVETFVSPCLEALKNYSNVDELDLIAHTPTVLRILHTFPDADQAAISRCVSIMSDGMSHFHGRQTQEGLKDLAEFEEYCYVVAGVVGELLTSIFSNYSAEFAKQIEGHEQLAIAFGQALQMTNILKDSPADRARGVSWKPASMTQTALLKIAYEKLQNSMRYILLIPGNEIGMRRFCFLAFGLAVMTLEKIATRREFSNQSEVKLSRNTVWIFYTFTKIAASYGLLMKLFFYAASSQLRKLSVKNP; from the coding sequence ATGCAGCCAAAAGAGAACCCCAACAGCGATCTAGCCTATCAAAAGGCGATTTTGGGTTCCGTGTCGCGTACTTTTGCACTCACCATTCCCCTCCTCCCTCCGGCGATTGAGGTGGTGGTCGGTAACACCTATTTGCTATGTCGGATTATTGACACGATTGAGGATGCGGCTGAACTTAGTCCAATAGAGAAGCAAGAATTATCTAAATTATTTTTAGAGGCAGTTCTGGGGGTTATTCCGGTAGAGACATTTGTAAGCCCCTGCCTAGAGGCTCTTAAGAACTACTCCAATGTCGATGAGCTCGATTTAATCGCACACACCCCAACCGTCCTTCGCATTCTTCACACCTTTCCCGATGCAGATCAGGCAGCGATTAGTCGCTGCGTTTCCATCATGTCCGATGGTATGTCCCATTTCCATGGCCGACAAACCCAAGAGGGACTGAAAGATCTTGCGGAGTTTGAGGAGTATTGCTATGTAGTGGCTGGCGTTGTAGGAGAATTGCTGACCAGTATCTTTAGCAACTACTCTGCTGAATTTGCAAAGCAGATTGAAGGGCATGAGCAACTTGCAATCGCTTTTGGTCAGGCTCTGCAAATGACGAATATTCTGAAAGATTCGCCAGCAGATCGTGCACGTGGAGTTTCTTGGAAACCAGCATCCATGACTCAAACCGCGCTTCTCAAGATTGCCTACGAAAAACTGCAAAACTCTATGCGCTACATTCTTCTGATTCCAGGAAATGAAATAGGCATGAGGCGCTTCTGCTTTCTTGCCTTCGGGCTCGCAGTCATGACACTGGAGAAGATTGCCACTAGAAGAGAATTTAGCAATCAGTCTGAGGTGAAACTGTCCAGGAATACCGTTTGGATTTTTTATACCTTTACAAAGATCGCGGCTAGTTATGGGCTTCTCATGAAATTATTCTTTTATGCCGCATCTAGTCAACTCAGAAAACTATCCGTAAAGAATCCTTAA
- a CDS encoding Na+/solute symporter has translation MLIWFVIIYWVVSVGIGLWAALRVKNTADFAAAGHSLPLPVVTATVFATWFGSETVLGIPATFLKEGLGGIVSDPFGSSMCLILVGLFFARHLYNRRMLTIGDFFREKYGRTVEVLVTLCIVVSYLGWVAAQIKALGLVFNVVSEGSITQTGGMLIGAGSVLIYTLFGGMWSVAITDFIQMIIIVVGMLYIGGEMTAQTGGVGVVLEHAAAAGQFSNFWPDMNLASILGFTAALCTMMLGSIPQQDVFQRITSSKNVNIAVQAALLGGVLYFIFAFVPLYLAYSATIISPDLVKQYLHTDPQMILPKLILNHAPLIAQVMFFGALLSAIKSCASATLLAPSVTFAENIVRGFFKHLSDQDLLKVMRITVLCFAVVVTFFAINSNLSIFKMVENAYKVTLVAAFVPLAFGVYWPKANSLGGLLSVVCGLIVWISCEVLAPEAILPPQLAGLFASIVGMLLGGLVPRARLIAS, from the coding sequence ATGTTGATTTGGTTTGTCATCATCTATTGGGTGGTATCTGTAGGCATTGGTCTTTGGGCTGCGCTACGGGTCAAAAACACTGCTGACTTTGCCGCAGCAGGGCATAGCCTCCCCTTGCCCGTTGTTACCGCCACAGTATTTGCTACCTGGTTTGGCTCTGAAACAGTTTTAGGTATCCCCGCCACCTTCTTAAAAGAAGGGCTTGGCGGAATTGTTTCCGATCCTTTTGGATCGTCTATGTGTCTGATCTTGGTTGGACTCTTCTTTGCTCGTCACCTATATAACCGCCGCATGCTCACCATCGGCGATTTCTTCAGAGAGAAATATGGTCGCACCGTAGAGGTTTTGGTGACGCTCTGTATTGTGGTTTCGTACTTAGGTTGGGTTGCTGCGCAGATTAAAGCCTTGGGTCTTGTCTTTAACGTTGTATCTGAGGGCAGTATTACCCAAACGGGCGGCATGCTAATTGGTGCGGGAAGCGTGCTGATTTATACGCTTTTTGGTGGCATGTGGTCAGTGGCAATTACTGACTTCATTCAGATGATCATTATTGTGGTGGGTATGCTTTACATCGGCGGTGAGATGACCGCTCAAACTGGTGGTGTTGGCGTAGTGTTGGAGCATGCTGCTGCTGCCGGCCAGTTTTCCAACTTCTGGCCCGATATGAATCTCGCTTCTATTCTCGGTTTTACAGCTGCCTTATGTACCATGATGTTGGGCTCCATTCCTCAGCAAGACGTCTTTCAGAGGATCACGTCCTCTAAGAATGTGAACATTGCAGTGCAAGCTGCCCTGTTGGGGGGCGTTCTGTATTTCATATTCGCTTTTGTTCCGCTGTATTTGGCTTACTCCGCAACCATTATTAGTCCGGATTTGGTGAAGCAGTACTTGCATACTGATCCGCAAATGATTTTGCCGAAGCTGATTTTGAATCATGCGCCATTGATTGCGCAGGTGATGTTCTTTGGCGCCTTGTTGTCAGCCATCAAGAGTTGTGCGAGTGCGACATTGCTTGCACCTTCCGTCACTTTTGCAGAGAACATTGTGCGTGGCTTCTTTAAGCATTTATCCGACCAGGACTTACTCAAAGTCATGCGCATTACAGTTCTCTGTTTTGCAGTGGTCGTTACCTTTTTTGCTATTAACTCCAATTTATCTATTTTTAAGATGGTTGAGAATGCCTACAAAGTGACTTTAGTTGCAGCTTTTGTGCCACTCGCTTTTGGAGTCTATTGGCCAAAAGCAAATTCCTTAGGCGGCCTCTTATCAGTGGTTTGCGGCCTTATTGTCTGGATCAGCTGTGAAGTCCTTGCCCCTGAGGCTATTCTCCCCCCTCAATTAGCGGGCCTTTTCGCCAGTATCGTTGGCATGCTTTTGGGTGGATTGGTACCTAGAGCTAGATTGATCGCAAGTTGA